From Theileria annulata chromosome 1, complete sequence, *** SEQUENCING IN PROGRESS ***, one genomic window encodes:
- a CDS encoding uncharacterized protein (Tap349e08.q2ks7.C.cand.80 - score = 119.92) has protein sequence MKKVKKTKPSKAKGHSKQKNVKFADYDEEISEDDIDIDDFPNNNNVKNNKTGKKNKKHECGELWHYIYDNESDNEDNDNDLIDSQDKENEKDIENDEDGDKVDRNGVMYDRLEDSVDISGNLLDFDQVEELSSSYDWITKSRESNEQYKALIKKFKQIDKEVPQILTSESQSRLKRIERKAQYESTKRFLTKKWAPIVKEIRKSDNIVYGSEHRSEPTVSTICTNFAPETELEKELNSVGDELETKMDNTALVRAIISREQKKNKRINRIKSKRWHKRQKQRDLQMAAKLLGKIDDPELATEIKNTFERKRAEKRILRKKEAQSKWAKMALRYGGKDLLPLITSQQNDLKQNYDLIDQTIKENEDDSSDQNDDDSVEGDDDHSVDNENEDSIPQYYCTVHLYNCLVPIPNKGLFNLTFMKNAIQNQREQLNNEDESVGDSDQEDKDSEVKSDDELDYKILVNNEGIEVDEQINKFNNLKKDKDISNIKLEEIYDKEELEREEKELMKISYKDQFDSFKLDQDKTSETIRSVGYTRANFTSPLNNTSNIPAENNRPETTNIVDKNLNKKLNVAKRSNNTSKEISVDKCVDKLGKDNELDNLINELKVDENEKNKEFVKQMFITRPDEEDYLEDEEDEEEKKKVTNMAGWGSWTGHNIINGDNKSNNTENNESKVKKKSRVKINTKKDPKLSKYYIHKLEHPYTSRNEYNSNMEIPIGPEWNTLNMHQKLIKPKKMVKIGSVIMPLGLEKILSKTELMLDYNVLQNNIIY, from the exons ATGAAGAAGGTTAAGAAGACTAAGCCTTCTAAGGCTAAAGGTCATTCAAAGCaaaaaaatgttaaattcGCAGATTACGACGAGGAAATATCAGAAGATGATATAGATATCGATGATTTcccaaataataataatgtaaaaaataataaaactggtaaaaagaataaaaaacaCGAATGTGGTGAATTATGGCATTATATTTACGATAATGAATCTGATAATGAAGATAACgataatgatttaattgATAGTCAAgataaagaaaatgaaaaggatattgaaaatgatgAGGATGGTGATAAAGTTGATAGAAACGGAGTTATGTATGATAGACTAGAAGATAGTGTTGATATTTCAGGTAATTTGCTTGATTTCGACCAGGTTGAGGAGTTGAGCTCTTCATATGACTGGATCACTAAGTCGAGAGAATCAAATGAGCAGTACAAGGCCCTgataaaaaaattcaaGCAAATCGACAAAGAGGTGCCTCAAATACTGACATCAGAATCGCAGTCGAGACTGAAGAGGATTGAGAGAAAAGCTCAATACGAGTCAACGAAACGATTTTTAACTAAGAAATGGGCGCCAATAGTGAAAGAAATTAGGAAGAGTGACAATATAGTATATGGTTCAGAACATCGTTCAGAACCTACAGTTAGTACAATTTGTACAAATTTTGCGCCTGAAACTGAGCTTGAAAAGGAATTAAACAGTGTAGGAGATGAATTGGAAACTAAGATGGACAATACAGCACTAGTAAGAGCTATAATTAGTAGAGAACAGAAGAAAAACAAACGTATTAACCGAATTAAGAGTAAGAGATGGCATAAAAGGCAGAAGCAGAGAGACTTGCAAATGGCAGCTAAGCTTTTGGGTAAAATAGATGATCCTGAACTAGCTACTGAGATCAAAAATACATTTGAGCGTAAAAGAGCAGAGAAAAGGATTTTGAGGAAGAAAGAAGCCCAGAGCAAGTGGGCTAAAATGGCCTTAAGATATGGTGGAAAAGATTTATTACCACTGATAACATCACAAcaaaatgatttaaaacaaaattatgaTTTAATAGATCAAACGattaaagaaaatgaagatgatTCTTCAGATCAAAACGATGACGATAGTGTTGAAGGAGATGATGATCACAGTGTTGATAATGAGAATGAGGATAGT ATTCCACAG TACTACTGTACAGTTCATTTGTATAATTGTTTAGTGCCAATACCGAATAAAGGattgtttaatttaacatttatgaaaaatgCTATACAAAATCAAAGAGAACAACttaataatgaagatgaaAGTGTTGGAGATTCGGATCAGGAGGATAAAGATTCTGAGGTTAAGTCTGATGATGAATTggattataaaatattggTAAATAACGAAGGAATTGAAGTAGATGAacaaattaacaaattcaaCAACCTTAAAAAGGATAAAgatattagtaatattaaactGGAAGAAATTTATGATAAAGAAGAGTTGGAAAGGGAAGAAAAGGAACTGATGAAGATTAGTTATAAGGACCAATTTGATTCATTCAAACTTGATCAAGATAAGACAAGCGAAACAATTAGATCAGTTGGATACACTCGGGCGAATTTTACCTCACCTCTAAATAATACAAGCAATATACCTGCCGAGAATAACAGACCTGAAACCACTAACATAGTCGATAAGAATTTGAATAAGAAGTTGAATGTCGCAAAACGTTCAAATAATACATCTAAGGAAATAAGTGTAGATAAGTGTGTAGATAAATTAGGAAAAGATAATGAACTGGATAACTTG ATTAATGAATTGAAAGttgatgaaaatgaaaagaaTAAAGAATTTGTGAAACAAATGTTCATTACAAGGCCTGATGAAGAGGATTATTTAGAAGAcgaagaagatgaagagGAGAAAAAGAAAGTAACTAATATGGCAGGTTGGGGTTCATGGACTGGTCATAACATAATTAACGGtgataataaatctaataatactGAGAATAATGAGAGTAAGGTGAAAAAGAAAAGTAGAGTTAAGATAAATACTAAAAAAGATCCGAAATTAAGTAAATACTATATACACAAG TTGGAGCATCCTTATACTAGTCgtaatgaatataattcTAATATGGAAATACCAATTGGTCCAGAATGGAATACACTTAATATGCATCAAAAACTGATTAAACCCAAA AAAATGGTAAAAATTGGATCTGTGATTATGCCATTGGGATTGG aaaaaatattatcaaaaacCGAACTCATGCTAGATTATAATGttttacaaaataacataatatattag
- a CDS encoding uncharacterized protein (Tap349e08.q2ks7.C.cand.80 - score = 119.92), translating to MILRRQIPPWEISSRNTYRKWKNNKTNGHFKLFLNSFKSFNNCVNTTQITAISEKNCINELKRGISVNLEEVCIRLQQLSNPVNFGKKNINQLLTQLINKVDEVISYISVDSLFKFLVSYSKVVNSLVYINNDSHILVKNGLKISNIGLFKKLFNVLQTEKFEINRHNIIQLIDSYVRLCVGYSQDSETFCNIYKRSVNLIVSGKIKISQPDFDKLLLLFDRMGLYDRAFIEFYSRVLCKYFDNFTQDQFGNFCRYLSKLPYVQKKPIITHINTLSSNNGMNSSNNVDGFKCVKKLPYSYVIRLLNRRNYDYKVKIDYSTSISTDREREVLKDWDFRNSKFVKFLDKKLPYCLHQFTYYNLIDVAEMYYVYGIKSEILPRFASEIWKYLYTLKYGYTIKALIVLGNLGLGDGLTYGRLIRNIPSSLAFNWPPELIAEALITCGSLNIQMFNYSGIYIADLSLYNKLSQYLERRVMYFKDPKLICRIFEALSIAKVPQYGLYYQLLTLLESFPNWLHLKHIIQISKSTMLVGMFEKRLFRVLISKLDEVKECSVSEIVPIIVLSKEIVMDSEDSKNFYAFILRYISGINGSVELELDELMDLLNGLVTIQVKTKEIEQIILKTIGNNNKRVGRLETHHLLRLIEYMSILGKVESKELLSVITGFVSEDLQKFNESEVSTLIWDLIAIGVELNDETLLKVVKRFNQLRPMNNKTHLLTVVSMLVRMSEMNDKVWKDFLKIVEGYKDFSWSKSQENINIIKSVANTIKDSETFVKQFPYTIDITALYSNIDSINIPKAIKPLNNYEKEENLITKSNDCRNDMALFYYNSDENPFILHLNPDGTHEHYFNFYCQTRKKILQNLGWKDTLIFTPNK from the exons ATGATTCTAAGGCGACAAATACCTCCATGGGAGATTAGTAGTAGGAATACATATCGCAAATggaaaaataataaaacaaatggACATTTTAAACTGTTTTTAAACTCTTTTAAGTCATTCAACAACTGTGTTAATACAACACAAATTACGGCAATTTCAG aaaaaaattgtataaatgAGTTGAAAAGAGGAATAAGTGTAAATTTGGAAGAAGTATGTATAAGATTACAGCAATTGTCAAATCCGGTCAATTTTGGAAAGAAAAACATAAATCAACTATTAACAcagttaataaataaagttgatgaagtaatttcatatatttCAGTGGATTCCttgtttaaatttcttGTATCATATTCAAAAGTGGTAAATTCACTggtgtatataaataatgacTCACACATTTTGGTAAAAAATGGATTAAAAATAAGTAATATTGGATTATTCAAGAAATTGTTTAATGTTTTGCAAACTGAAAagtttgaaattaataggcataatataatacagCTGATTGATTCGTATGTAAGATTATGTGTAGGATATTCACAGGATTCTGAAAcattttgtaatatatacaaaagGTCAGTGAATTTGATAGTTTCAGGTAAAATAAAGATTTCACAGCCtgattttgataaattattgttattatttgaCCGCATGGGTCTTTATGATAGAGCTTTCATTGAGTTTTACAGTAGAGTGTTGTGTAAATATTTCGATAATTTTACACAGGACCAGTTTGGGAACTTTTGCCGTTACTTATCCAAACTGCCGTATGTACAAAAGAAGCCCATTATAACACACATTAACACACTTAGTAGTAATAATGGTATGAACAGTAGTAATAATGTTGATGGGTTTAAGTGTGTAAAGAAATTGCCATACAGTTATGTAATCAGATTACTAAATAGAAGAAATTATGATTATAAAGTAAAGATTGATTACTCGACAAGCATAAGTACGGATAGAGAAAGAGAAGTATTGAAGGATTGGGACTTTAGAAACAGCAAGTTTGTTAAGTTTCTGGACAAGAAGTTGCCATACTGTCTACACCAATTCACATATTATAACCTAATTGATGTGGCTGAGATGTATTATGTATATGGGATTAAATCTGAAATATTGCCTAGATTCGCTTCAGAAATATggaaatatttatatacactCAAATACGGTTATACAATCAAGGCACTCATT GTACTAGGAAATTTAGGATTAGGAGATGGATTAACCTATGGAAGATTAATTAGGAATATACCATCCAGTTTAGCTTTTAATTGGCCTCCAGAACTAATTGCTGAAGCTCTTATTACCTGCGGTTCTCTTAACATACAAA tgtTTAATTATAGTGGTATATATATTGCAGATCTATCCTTGTATAACAAATTATCGCAATATTTGGAGAGGAGAGTTATGTACTTTAAGGATCCAAAGTTGATATGCAGGATATTTGAGGCGTTAAGTATCGCCAAAGTACCTCAATATGGActatattatcaattacTTACACTTTTGGAATCATTCCCAAATTGGCTACATCTTAAAcatataatacaaatttcAAA AAGTACTATGTTGGTTGGTATGTTTGAGAAGAGATTATTTCGAGTATTAATATCAAAGTTGGATGAGGTAAAGGAATGTTCCGTCTCAGAGATTGTACCGATAATAGTCTTATCGAAGGAAATTGTAATGGATTCAGAAGACTCCAAAAACTTTTATGCTTTTATTTTAAGATACATTAGCGGTATTAATGGCAGTGTTGAGCTCGAATTGGACGAGTTGATGGATTTGTTAAATGGATTAGTAACAATACAGGTTAAAACTAAAGAAATTGAACAAATTATACTTAAAACCATTgggaataataataaaaggGTGGGAAGATTGGAAACTCATCATTTGTTGAGGTTAATTGAGTATATGAGTATACTTGGGAAAGTAGAGAGTAAGGAATTATTGTCAGTAATAACTGGATTTGTGAGTGAAGATTTACAAAAGTTTAATGAGTCTGAAGTTTCAACTTTAATTTGGGATTTAATAGCAATTGGAGTAGaattaaatgatgaaaCTCTGTTAAAAGTAGTTAAAAGATTCAATCAACTTAGACCAATGAATAACAAAACACATTTACTAACA GTGGTGAGTATGTTAGTAAGAATGAGTGAGATGAATGATAAGGTGTGGAAGGACTTTTTGAAGATTGTTGAGGGATATAAAGACTTTTCCTGGTCAAAAAGTcaagaaaatattaatattattaaatcagTAGCAAACACAATTAAAGACTCTGAAACTTTTGTAAAACAGTTTCCGTACACAATTGATATCACAGCTCTTTACTCTAATATAGACTCCATTAACATACCCAAAGCCATTAAACCATTAAACAATTATGAAAAAGAGGAGAATTTAATAACTAAATCTAATGATTGTCGAAATGATATGGCcttgttttattataattctGATGAGAATCCgtttatattacatttaaaCCCAGATGGTACACATGAACATTATTTCAACTTCTATTGTCAAACAAg gaagaaaatattacaaaatcTGGGATGGAAGGATACACTCATTTTTACACccaataaataa
- a CDS encoding Tpr-related protein family member, putative (Tap349e08.q2ks7.cand.43 - score = 18.61;~10 probable transmembrane helices predicted for TA06980 by TMHMM2.0 at aa 26-48, 113-135, 147-169, 184-201, 213-235, 255-277, 289-311, 355-377, 398-420 and 424-446), with translation MTVQTEKKYEQDHGFSTGDLQTAAYMFAGLAMMLNIRLSYSAAPFALLRFKLPENLFSVFVRTTSSALELWCLPSMTIGNIMEQVYINYFRDKDAGKKDSDVSDGTKVSKWYWIVIPSIITNWLNFLTFVILLIIYVTGGDQGHLTCYYWIMAISGFVFGINMVLVYAVDYRYLAFYMAGENSFPMVTSLILYFATSIFGNRRKYNSDYLVVLIDISISIAIALVASVLWTIAFWQYRAPKASRDSPNKEVTSPVLLVLVGMGLVYSIYPGIAPGMIVPFHLIDKIEMVLLILTTFPPLIFAFTTKYAPNWSPKTKFVFHSPSKMGFGGWKQYQLHVDKTYAQGECDENEPTVYGWLWHFFDILAPLQIILAVIFIYSIHYRDSNISRSIVNQPKMSTFLTIIFYMCHEIMLATGFPGLVCNNGVTWVLLPTQWVGALLMVFLAFYSIGYITEYKRHDPSEWPTDGMTWWNSVCYWLKMASKITNKNFKQLFTTDLRRLTIYYK, from the coding sequence ATGACTGTTCAGACTGAGAAGAAGTATGAGCAAGATCATGGATTCTCTACAGGAGATCTTCAGACTGCTGCGTATATGTTTGCTGGTCTTGCTATGATGCTTAATATTAGGCTTTCATACAGTGCTGCACCATTTGCCTTGTTGAGGTTCAAACTTCCTGAAAATCTCTTTAGTGTCTTCGTTAGGACTACTTCAAGTGCTTTGGAACTTTGGTGTTTACCTAGTATGACCATTGGTAACATCATGGAACAAGTCTACATCAACTATTTTAGAGACAAAGACGCTGGTAAGAAAGATTCTGATGTTTCTGACGGTACTAAGGTCTCTAAGTGGTATTGGATTGTTATTCCCTCCATAATTACAAATTGGTTAAACTTTCTTACATTTGTAATattgttgataatttatGTCACTGGTGGTGATCAAGGTCATCTTACTTGTTATTACTGGATTATGGCCATATCCGGATTTGTATTTGGAATTAACATGGTCCTTGTCTATGCTGTAGATTATAGATATCTTGCATTCTATATGGCTGGTGAAAATTCATTTCCAATGGTCACCTCACTAATACTATATTTTGCTACATCTATATTTGGTAACCGTAGGAAATATAATTCTGACTACCTTGTAGTTCTCATAGATATCTCAATCTCAATCGCAATAGCGCTTGTAGCCTCTGTGTTATGGACCATAGCTTTCTGGCAGTATAGGGCTCCAAAGGCGTCACGTGATAGTCCCAACAAGGAAGTCACATCACCTGTACTGTTGGTTCTCGTTGGTATGGGATTGGTCTACTCTATTTATCCTGGTATTGCACCTGGTATGATTGTACCATTTCATCTCattgataagattgaaATGGTTCTTCTAATACTGACAACATTTCCACCACTGATATTCGCATTCACTACTAAATACGCTCCAAACTGGTCACCCAAAACCAAATTCGTATTCCACTCACCAAGTAAGATGGGTTTTGGTGGATGGAAACAATACCAACTCCACGTAGACAAAACATACGCACAAGGAGAATGCGACGAGAATGAACCTACTGTTTATGGTTGGTTGTGGCACTTCTTTGATATCCTGGCTCCACTTCAGATCATCCTAGctgttatttttatatattcaattcACTATAGAGATTCCAATATATCCAGATCCATTGTTAATCAACCTAAAATGTCTACATTTCTAAccataatattttatatgtgtcaTGAGATCATGTTGGCGACTGGATTTCCAGGATTGGTGTGTAATAATGGAGTTACATGGGTTCTCCTTCCAACCCAGTGGGTGGGAGCACTATTAATGGTCTTTCTGGCCTTCTATAGCATAGGTTATATAACTGAATATAAAAGGCACGACCCTTCCGAATGGCCAACAGACGGAATGACATGGTGGAATTCAGTGTGTTACTGGTTAAAGATGGCTAGCAAAATTAccaataaaaatttcaaacaaTTGTTTACAACTGATTTACGTAGATTAAcgatttattataaataa
- a CDS encoding Tpr-related protein family member, putative (Tap349e08.q2ks7.cand.42 - score = 54.93;~10 probable transmembrane helices predicted for TA06975 by TMHMM2.0 at aa 21-43, 376-398, 405-427, 437-459, 471-493, 534-556, 563-585, 625-647, 667-689 and 693-715): protein MANTCTGSGCEKPAGAGVDGCGLLISAYVLAGLAMMLNIRLSYSSAPYALIRFKLPENLFSVFVRRMASALELWCLPSMLMGNIIDLLQKGFGGDDAFRVKAGKSASDGTLRKLAETLHTTAKALNDAVKNPGDDPNAAKVLQHKATTLRALAGKLHSAANDLHIAVGSNEKGAENLAKAVGDKDEPPPGSGKPATLREALNQLATGASGHQLTGLAKAVRTEYDLVKPKFEKVRQKEAEYNDYQSQYNSVLSAWDSFNAVYKPEELLKDAIGEDDEPGSGTKPTTLRQALNQLGTAPGISNIKDLNTKAQNARDQYGSDWGGLKQKFNNVKAQENAYKQGVTIETNQYKKLVEAWNKFDNAYREAISIAKFYSIIVPSIICQWFNFLTYVVLLIVYVAGGEKGYLTAFYGTIAVSGFVFGINMTLVYAADWNYTPVYIVGENCFPILTSFIHYITTLIFGNRRKWNSDYLIVCIDIWVAIIISLVAAVVWTYAYGYCDNGGNDSVSYGHIFTESFDTSPVHWGPIVSPTLMVIVGMGLVYAIYPGIAPGMIVPFYLIDKIEMVLLIATFFPPVIVALLNRGTFLGYTKAYSPKSAFEDFGKGMGGWRTYKPKFDEPKTEVNNTFWHGFDILLVIKISLAVVFIYSLHYRDSNISRSIINQPKMSTALSITFYMCHEILLALGFAGVIANNGGTYVVLPAQYVGALFMIFLAFYSEGYIIEYKSHDPAHWPIECMTKWNLLYILHYLQII from the coding sequence TTAGAACTCTGGTGTCTTCCAAGTATGCTAATGGGTAACATAATTGACCTACTTCAAAAAGGTTTTGGTGGAGATGATGCATTTAGAGTTAAAGCTGGTAAAAGTGCTAGTGATGGTACGCTCCGAAAATTGGCAGAGACACTACATACTACTGCCAAAGCACTTAACGATGCAGTTAAAAATCCTGGTGATGATCCAAATGCTGCTAAAGTACTTCAGCATAAGGCTACAACACTCCGAGCTCTAGCTGGAAAATTACATTCTGCAGCCAATGATCTACACATTGCAGTTGGTAGTAATGAAAAGGGTGCCGAAAATCTTGCCAAAGCTGTCGGTGATAAAGATGAACCTCCTCCTGGTTCTGGTAAACCTGCTACTCTTCGGGAAGCTCTCAATCAACTTGCTACTGGTGCTAGTGGACATCAACTAACTGGTCTGGCCAAAGCTGTTAGAACTGAGTACGACCTAGTCAAACCTAAATTCGAAAAGGTTCGGCAAAAAGAAGCTGAATATAATGATTATCAATCTCAGTACAATTCAGTTTTGTCCGCGTGGGATTCTTTCAATGCTGTGTATAAGCCTGAAGAACTACTCAAGGATGCCATTGGAGAAGATGATGAACCTGGTTCTGGTACTAAACCTACTACTCTTCGACAGGCCCTAAATCAACTTGGAACTGCCCCTggtattagtaatattaagGACTTAAATACCAAAGCTCAGAATGCCAGAGATCAATATGGTAGTGACTGGGGTGGACTCAAACAGAAATTCAACAATGTCAAGGCACAAGAAAATGCCTACAAACAGGGTGTTACTATTGAAACTAATCAATACAAGAAGCTTGTTGAGGCCTGGAACAAGTTCGATAATGCCTATAGAGAGGCCATTTCTATTGCCAAGTTTTATTCCATCATTGTTCCTTCCATAATATGCCAGTGGTTCAACTTCCTTACATATGTGGTACTCCTTATTGTATATGTTGCAGGTGGTGAAAAGGGTTATCTGACTGCCTTTTATGGTACCATTGCTGTATCTGGGTTTGTGtttggtattaatatgACTCTAGTCTATGCTGCTGACTGGAATTATACTCCTGTCTATATCGTTGGTGAAAACTGTTTCCCAATTCTCACCTCATTCATACACTACATTACAACACTCATTTTTGGAAATCGCAGGAAATGGAACAGTGACTACCTAATAGTTTGCATTGATATTTGGGTAGCAATCATAATCTCTTTAGTGGCAGCTGTGGTATGGACATATGCATACGGCTATTGTGATAATGGTGGCAATGACAGTGTTAGTTATGGTCACATATTTACTGAAAGTTTTGATACTAGTCCAGTTCACTGGGGACCTATAGTTTCTCCTACTCTAATGGTTATTGTTGGTATGGGTCTTGTTTATGCTATTTATCCTGGTATAGCACCTGGTATGATTGTACCATTCTATCTCATCGATAAGATTGAGATGGTACTCCTAATAGCTACATTCTTTCCACCAGTCATTGTAGCTCTTCTTAACAGAGGAACATTTCTTGGATATACTAAAGCCTACTCACCCAAATCCGCATTCGAAGATTTTGGAAAGGGAATGGGTGGCTGGAGAACATACAAACCTAAATTTGATGAACCTAAAACTGAGGTGAATAATACCTTCTGGCACGGTTTTGATATCCTTCTAGTTATCAAGATATCTCTTGCTGTTGTATTCATATACTCACTCCATTACAGAGACTCCAATATATCTAGATCTATCATTAATCAACCTAAGATGTCCACTGCCCTATCTATTACATTCTATATGTGTCATGAGATTCTGTTGGCTTTGGGATTCGCTGGTGTGATTGCTAATAATGGAGGTACATACGTTGTACTACCAGCGCAGTATGTGGGCGCCCTATTTATGATCTTCTTAGCATTTTATTCAGAAGGATacattatagaatataaaagtcATGATCCTGCACATTGGCCAATAGAATGTATGACTAAATggaatttgttatatattttacattatttgCAGATTATCTAA